A single Acetomicrobium thermoterrenum DSM 13490 DNA region contains:
- the purQ gene encoding phosphoribosylformylglycinamidine synthase subunit PurQ, with amino-acid sequence MKVSIVIFPGSNCDRDVKWAFELCCNADAEMIWHAEKSLPSDTDIVVLPGGFSYGDYLRCGAMAAKSPIMKSVAEFAQRGGLVIGICNGFHILTEAKLLPGALLPNASTKFICRSCQIKVERNDTPFTQLYEKNEIVNFPIAHHDGLFYLDDDSLTKLEESGCVVFRYADNPNGSLKAIAGITNKEGNVLGLMPHPERVVHPLLGGEGGVRFFKGLSKWVKEMR; translated from the coding sequence ATGAAGGTATCAATTGTAATTTTTCCAGGAAGCAACTGCGACAGAGACGTCAAATGGGCTTTTGAACTTTGCTGCAACGCCGATGCGGAGATGATATGGCACGCGGAAAAAAGTCTGCCTTCCGATACTGATATCGTAGTCCTCCCGGGAGGCTTTTCCTATGGCGACTATTTGAGATGCGGGGCCATGGCGGCAAAATCTCCCATAATGAAATCCGTAGCCGAATTCGCCCAAAGGGGAGGCCTGGTCATAGGGATTTGCAACGGTTTTCATATACTCACCGAGGCAAAGCTCCTGCCCGGCGCCCTTTTGCCGAACGCATCGACAAAATTCATATGCAGGTCTTGTCAAATAAAAGTTGAGCGAAACGACACCCCCTTCACCCAACTTTACGAAAAGAACGAAATAGTGAATTTCCCCATCGCTCATCACGACGGGCTTTTCTACCTTGACGACGACTCTTTGACGAAACTTGAAGAAAGCGGCTGTGTAGTCTTTCGCTACGCAGACAACCCTAACGGCTCTCTGAAAGCCATAGCGGGAATAACGAACAAAGAGGGTAACGTACTGGGGCTCATGCCCCATCCTGAAAGGGTTGTTCACCCCCTGCTGGGAGGAGAAGGAGGCGTCAGGTTCTTCAAGGGATTGAGCAAATGGGTAAAGGAGATGCGATGA